Proteins from a genomic interval of Colletes latitarsis isolate SP2378_abdomen chromosome 12, iyColLati1, whole genome shotgun sequence:
- the Vps15 gene encoding vacuolar protein sorting 15 isoform X2 has translation MGNQLVGIAPSQIFPVEHYLTDHSDLLFDVNLGSTRFFKVARARSQEGLIVVKVFAIHDPTLPLSAYKDKLEEIRSKLASAVNCLPFQRMILTEKSGSIMREYVKYSLYDRISTRPFLTSIEKKWITFQVLYALHQAHKFGVCHGDIKLENIMITSWNWILLTDFASFKPTYLPEDNPADFSYFFDTSRRRTCYIAPERFVKTLSSELSNTLLLSEQELKTGDLHPMMDIFSAGCALTELYNEGHPPFDFSQLLAYRNNEYSASKHLDTIEDPGIRELLASMLERNPGNRKSAEIYLAQARKIIFPEYFYSFLQSYMLIFSAAPILSPDEKINRLKKDIGNIINILKAEDNEKMKSDMKVTETMKNNQFENTIKLTKDNSSHSEENTIVKGDSNKCSDKSNLSQADIKSVSLQDTKSSNQTDQQSETMVPEDQKQNLDVESEKNTISCPEPLEGLVIVTQLVTSCIRGLHHSQSKLQSLEILLELAENTSDETILDRILPYIFHLVHDPAPRVRVSAIHTLTKCLHLVKSIPPSDVNIFPEYILPGLAHITHDEAVIVRAAYAENIAHLAHIALRYLENSHLSNLGNKEGPKPSYDSELQTLHEMVQQSVSMLLTDPQNLVKQTLMESGINKLCVFFGKQKANDILLSHVITFLNDKEDKELRGSFFECIVCVAAYVGWHSSPILMPLLQQGLADPEEFVITKAINAMATLTELGLLHKSALYQLLYETMIFIVHPNLWIRHATVGFISAAARTLNLVDVQCKVQTMIQPYLKHPLIQIEKEILLLEALVSPIPRIVYDSVVKYNDIEELFQVLEQRQAARAKAITGIVPQYSEMSTSLRNLFRRLSSESMTEIVEDQLLIMQPHLVKINKYRNSADAKQSTIKSMDGKLELSSMKDRIRHHIIILYPDTKVDLGLPPFKRLDSRTLDSVSTYATMNQEWRTMFAAQDNVQHTVKISDMTGSSGSPSQSLHGGDIHLSPQHSLSDMNSINDHSLHERSYIQYRCAPCRLEVRQLTYRKQEQHAAALRAQHWADNIAWQTGSRLLPSGWRPRGVPVAHLHEHRAAINRLVSIPDTSLFASSSADGCIKIWDASKMEGRNIANRSRQTHMHRGGPLVGLAVCDQGQSLASSASQSGTVFVLRIESNSSKMSVIGTRQLDLQEEGCAVDLQYLDSGSQSVLVYASLYGSLVGWDLRCPGITWRLENDLKHGVITSFCVNNYQQWLTLGTSSGVHTCWDLRFQLPITSIKHPTGTRVRKVITHPTEHSWIISAVQGNNEISMWNLETDFRQMVLWASSAPPLSHSQGGHSVCAMYSACIDRSGFLLAGGTDMRLRFWDLNTLNESYVALPAANDVTSPNSLAYEQRLIDGTNVVQEVLAGGCSTPSSGGGSSVRTRNSEEGGQGPETPPSGLHDTISALIIMDKLAQQDKGLGLGTHKNQSLSSCRFPSIFLFLLFPVAVQIVDFYNPMLDNCIGVVHRKESRATVPRTQR, from the exons ATGGGAAATCAGTTAGTCGGTATTGCGCCTAGTCAGATATTTCCAGTAGAACACTACTTGACGGACCATAGTGACTTATTATTTGATGTAAA CTTAGGCAGTACTAGATTTTTTAAAGTGGCTCGAGCCAGGAGCCAAGAGGGTCTTATAGTAGTTAAGGTTTTTGCTATTCATGACCCAACGCTACCATTATCCGCTTATAAAGATAAACTAGAAGAAATTAGGTCTAAATTAGCATCTGCTGTGAATTGTCTACCTTTTCAAAGAATGATT CTCACTGAAAAATCAGGATCAATAATGAGGGAATATGTCAAATATTCCCTTTATGACAGAATTAGCACCAGGCCATTTTTAACAAGTATAGAAAAAAAGTGGATTACCTTTCAAGTTTTGTATGCATTGCACCAAGCTCATAAG TTCGGAGTTTGCCACGGTGACATAAAACTAGAAAACATTATGATAACCAGTTGGAATTGGATTTTACTCACAGACTTTGCAAGTTTTAAACCAACTTATTTGCCCGAAGATAACCCTGCTGATTTTTCATACTTTTTTGACACATCTAGGAGAAG AACATGTTATATAGCCCCTGAACGGTTTGTGAAAACATTATCCTCAGAATTAAGCAATACATTATTGTTATCGGAACAAGAGTTAAAGACGGGTGATTTGCATCCAATGATGGACATTTTTTCTGCAGGCTGTGCTTTAACAGAATTGTATAATGAAGGACACCCACCGTTTGACTTTTCCCAATTATTAG CATATAGGAACAATGAGTATTCAGCAAGCAAGCATTTGGATACAATAGAAGATCCAGGAATACGCGAATTGCTTGCATCTATGCTAGAAAGGAATCCAGGAAATAGAAAAAGTGCTGAAATTTACTTGGCTCAAGCTCgcaaaataatatttccagaatatttttattcatttctacAATCGTATATGCTTATCTTCTCTGCTGCCCCCATCCTGTCACCAgatgaaaaaataaatagaCTGAAGAAAGATATTGGTAATATTATCAATATTCTAAAAGCAGAAGATAATGAAAAAATGAAAAGCGATATGAAAGTTACAGAAACCATGAAAAATAATCAATTTGAAAATACTATAAAATTAACTAAAGATAACTCCAGTCATAGCGAAGAAAACACTATCGTAAAAGGGGACAGTAATAAATGTTCTGATAAAAGTAATTTAAGTCAAGCGGATATAAAATCTGTTTCATTGCAAGACACTAAATCGAGTAATCAAACAGATCAACAATCAGAAACTATGGTACCTGAAGATCAGAAACAGAATTTGGACGTAGAAAGCGAAAAGAATACTATTTCATGTCCAGAACCTCTAGAAGGTTTGGTTATTGTAACTCAACTTGTTACCTCATGTATACGAGGTTTACATCATTCCCAATCGAAATTGCAAAGTTTAGAAATACTGCTTGAACTGGCTGAAAACACATCAGATGAAACAATATTGGATCGAATTCTGCCTTATATT TTTCACTTAGTTCATGATCCTGCTCCAAGAGTAAGGGTATCAGCTATACACACTTTAACAAAATGTTTACATCTTGTAAAATCAATTCCACCATCGGATGTAAACATTTTTCCGGAGTACATTTTACCGGGTTTAGCGCATATTACGCACGATGAAGCAGTTATTGTTAGAGCTGCTTACGCAGAAAATATTGCACATTTAGCTCATATTGCGCTACGTTACTTGGAGAATTCTCACTTATCTAATTTAGGTAATAAAGAAGGTCCAAAACCAAGTTATGACAGTGAGCTTCAGACATTGCATGAAATG GTACAACAATCCGTGTCCATGTTATTAACAGATCCTCAAAATTTAGTAAAGCAAACGTTAATGGAAAGTGGAATAAATAAACTTTGCGTATTTTTTGGCAAACAAAAGGCCAATGATATTTTGCTCAGTCATGTTATTACTTTTTTAAACGATAAAGAAGACAAAGAATTAAGAGGTTCATTTTTTGAGTGTATAGTTTGTGTAGCTGCTTACGTTGGTTGGCATAGCAGCCCTATACTTATGCCTCTTCTCCAGCAAGGACTAGCAGATCCCGAGGAATTTGTAATAACAAAAGCTATTAATGCTATGGCGACCCTTACAGAATTAGGCCTCTTACATAAATCTGCTCTGTACCAACTTTTATATGAGACTATGATTTTTATA GTACATCCAAATTTATGGATAAGACACGCAACTGTCGGTTTTATATCTGCGGCGGCAAGAACACTTAACTTAGTGGACGTTCAATGTAAAGTTCAAACGATGATTCAACCGTACTTGAAGCACCCATTAATTcaaatagaaaaagaaattttattattagaaGCTTTGGTATCTCCTATACCAAGAATTGTTTATGACTCTGTTGTAAAATATAATGACATAGAAGAACTGTTTCAAGTTCTTGAACAAAGACAAGCGGCTCGAGCTAAAGCGATAACAGGAATAGTACCGCAGTATAGCGAAATGAGTACGTCTCTACGAAAC CTTTTCAGACGGTTAAGTTCAGAGTCGATGACCGAAATTGTCGAAGACCAGTTACTAATAATGCAACCACATTTAGTGAAGATTAATAAATATCGCAACTCGGCAGACGCGAAACAAAGCACTATCAAATCCATGGATGGAAAATTAGAATTAAGTTCCATGAAAGATAGGATACGACATCACATAATAATCTTATATCCTGACACAAAAGTTGATCTAGGTCTTCCGCCGTTTAAACGACTAGATTCTAGGACATTGGATTCTGTCAGCACATACGCAACAATGAATCAAGAATGGCGTACAATGTTTGCAGCTCAAGACAATGTTCAACATACCGTTAAAATATCAGATATGACAGGAAGTAGCGGAAGTCCTAGCCAAAGTTTACACGGAGGAGATATACATTTATCGCCTCAGCACAGTCTGTCCGATATGAACAGTATAAATGACCACTCTCTTCACGAACGTTCATATATTCAATATAGGTGTGCACCTTGTAGATTGGAAGTGAGGCAACTGACATACAGAAAACAAGAACAGCATGCTGCAGCATTGAGAGCACAACATTGGGCGGATAATATTGCATGGCAAACTGGTTCAAGATTATTACCAAGTGGATGGAGACCACGAGGAGTACCAGTTGCGCATCTTCATGAACACAGGGCTGCTATAAATAGGCTAGTGTCTATACCGGATACCAGTTTATTTGCTAGTAGTTCTGCGGATGGATGCATTAAGATATGGGATGCCAGTAAAATGGAAGGTCGAAACATAGCTAATCGTTCCAGGCAAACTCACATGCATAGAGGCGGGCCTCTAGTTGGTTTAGCTGTATGCGATCAGGGACAATCGTTGGCAAGTTCTGCTAGTCAATCAGGCACAGTGTTCGTTTTACGAATCGAATCAAATTCTAGTAAAATGAGTGTCATTGGAACCAGACAATTAGATCTTCAG GAAGAAGGGTGTGCAGTTGATCTACAGTATTTAGATTCTGGATCGCAATCGGTTCTCGTATATGCTTCGTTGTACGGATCGTTGGTGGGTTGGGATTTACGATGCCCCGGCATAACGTGGCGTTTAGAAAATGATCTAAAGCACGGGGTGATTACCTCGTTTTGCGTGAATAATTATCAACAGTGGTTGACTCTCGGAACAAGTTCAGGCGTGCACACATGTTGGGACTTGCGATTTCAATTGCCGATAACCAGTATTAAGCATCCCACAG GTACAAGAGTGAGGAAGGTGATCACTCATCCAACAGAGCATTCGTGGATAATATCAGCTGTACAGGGTAACAATGAAATATCAATGTGGAACCTTGAAACTGATTTTCGACAAATGGTCTTATGGGCGTCGAGTGCACCGCCGCTCAGTCATTCTCAAGGTGGACACAGCGTGTGTGCAATGTACTCCGCGTGTATCGATCGTTCAGGTTTTTTGCTGGCTGGTGGTACTGATATGCGATTACGGTTTTGGGACTTGAATACTCTCAACGAATCGTACGTTGCACTACCTGCAGCCAATGATGTTACATCTCCAAACTCATTAGCATACGA GCAACGTTTAATAGATGGCACGAACGTGGTGCAAGAGGTATTGGCCGGCGGTTGTTCCACTCCATCGTCTGGGGGAGGCAGCAGTGTTCGTACGAGAAATTCCGAAGAAGGTGGTCAGGGTCCCGAAACTCCGCCATCCGGACTTCACGATACAATCTCGGCT CTCATCATCATGGACAAACTGGCGCAGCAGGATAAGGGGCTCGGCCTGGGAACGCATAAGAATCAGAGTTTATCGTCCTGCAGATTTCCTTCCATCTTTCTTTTCCTCCTTTTCCCTGTCGCCGTCCAAATTGTTGATTTTTATAACCCGATGTTGGATAATTGTATCGGGGTTGTTCACCGAAAAGAATCTCGAGCCACGGTGCCGCGAACACAGCGGTaa
- the Vps15 gene encoding vacuolar protein sorting 15 isoform X1, with the protein MGNQLVGIAPSQIFPVEHYLTDHSDLLFDVNLGSTRFFKVARARSQEGLIVVKVFAIHDPTLPLSAYKDKLEEIRSKLASAVNCLPFQRMILTEKSGSIMREYVKYSLYDRISTRPFLTSIEKKWITFQVLYALHQAHKFGVCHGDIKLENIMITSWNWILLTDFASFKPTYLPEDNPADFSYFFDTSRRRTCYIAPERFVKTLSSELSNTLLLSEQELKTGDLHPMMDIFSAGCALTELYNEGHPPFDFSQLLAYRNNEYSASKHLDTIEDPGIRELLASMLERNPGNRKSAEIYLAQARKIIFPEYFYSFLQSYMLIFSAAPILSPDEKINRLKKDIGNIINILKAEDNEKMKSDMKVTETMKNNQFENTIKLTKDNSSHSEENTIVKGDSNKCSDKSNLSQADIKSVSLQDTKSSNQTDQQSETMVPEDQKQNLDVESEKNTISCPEPLEGLVIVTQLVTSCIRGLHHSQSKLQSLEILLELAENTSDETILDRILPYIFHLVHDPAPRVRVSAIHTLTKCLHLVKSIPPSDVNIFPEYILPGLAHITHDEAVIVRAAYAENIAHLAHIALRYLENSHLSNLGNKEGPKPSYDSELQTLHEMVQQSVSMLLTDPQNLVKQTLMESGINKLCVFFGKQKANDILLSHVITFLNDKEDKELRGSFFECIVCVAAYVGWHSSPILMPLLQQGLADPEEFVITKAINAMATLTELGLLHKSALYQLLYETMIFIVHPNLWIRHATVGFISAAARTLNLVDVQCKVQTMIQPYLKHPLIQIEKEILLLEALVSPIPRIVYDSVVKYNDIEELFQVLEQRQAARAKAITGIVPQYSEMSTSLRNLFRRLSSESMTEIVEDQLLIMQPHLVKINKYRNSADAKQSTIKSMDGKLELSSMKDRIRHHIIILYPDTKVDLGLPPFKRLDSRTLDSVSTYATMNQEWRTMFAAQDNVQHTVKISDMTGSSGSPSQSLHGGDIHLSPQHSLSDMNSINDHSLHERSYIQYRCAPCRLEVRQLTYRKQEQHAAALRAQHWADNIAWQTGSRLLPSGWRPRGVPVAHLHEHRAAINRLVSIPDTSLFASSSADGCIKIWDASKMEGRNIANRSRQTHMHRGGPLVGLAVCDQGQSLASSASQSGTVFVLRIESNSSKMSVIGTRQLDLQEEGCAVDLQYLDSGSQSVLVYASLYGSLVGWDLRCPGITWRLENDLKHGVITSFCVNNYQQWLTLGTSSGVHTCWDLRFQLPITSIKHPTGTRVRKVITHPTEHSWIISAVQGNNEISMWNLETDFRQMVLWASSAPPLSHSQGGHSVCAMYSACIDRSGFLLAGGTDMRLRFWDLNTLNESYVALPAANDVTSPNSLAYEQRLIDGTNVVQEVLAGGCSTPSSGGGSSVRTRNSEEGGQGPETPPSGLHDTISAVSMSNSCILTGSTDGLIQVWK; encoded by the exons ATGGGAAATCAGTTAGTCGGTATTGCGCCTAGTCAGATATTTCCAGTAGAACACTACTTGACGGACCATAGTGACTTATTATTTGATGTAAA CTTAGGCAGTACTAGATTTTTTAAAGTGGCTCGAGCCAGGAGCCAAGAGGGTCTTATAGTAGTTAAGGTTTTTGCTATTCATGACCCAACGCTACCATTATCCGCTTATAAAGATAAACTAGAAGAAATTAGGTCTAAATTAGCATCTGCTGTGAATTGTCTACCTTTTCAAAGAATGATT CTCACTGAAAAATCAGGATCAATAATGAGGGAATATGTCAAATATTCCCTTTATGACAGAATTAGCACCAGGCCATTTTTAACAAGTATAGAAAAAAAGTGGATTACCTTTCAAGTTTTGTATGCATTGCACCAAGCTCATAAG TTCGGAGTTTGCCACGGTGACATAAAACTAGAAAACATTATGATAACCAGTTGGAATTGGATTTTACTCACAGACTTTGCAAGTTTTAAACCAACTTATTTGCCCGAAGATAACCCTGCTGATTTTTCATACTTTTTTGACACATCTAGGAGAAG AACATGTTATATAGCCCCTGAACGGTTTGTGAAAACATTATCCTCAGAATTAAGCAATACATTATTGTTATCGGAACAAGAGTTAAAGACGGGTGATTTGCATCCAATGATGGACATTTTTTCTGCAGGCTGTGCTTTAACAGAATTGTATAATGAAGGACACCCACCGTTTGACTTTTCCCAATTATTAG CATATAGGAACAATGAGTATTCAGCAAGCAAGCATTTGGATACAATAGAAGATCCAGGAATACGCGAATTGCTTGCATCTATGCTAGAAAGGAATCCAGGAAATAGAAAAAGTGCTGAAATTTACTTGGCTCAAGCTCgcaaaataatatttccagaatatttttattcatttctacAATCGTATATGCTTATCTTCTCTGCTGCCCCCATCCTGTCACCAgatgaaaaaataaatagaCTGAAGAAAGATATTGGTAATATTATCAATATTCTAAAAGCAGAAGATAATGAAAAAATGAAAAGCGATATGAAAGTTACAGAAACCATGAAAAATAATCAATTTGAAAATACTATAAAATTAACTAAAGATAACTCCAGTCATAGCGAAGAAAACACTATCGTAAAAGGGGACAGTAATAAATGTTCTGATAAAAGTAATTTAAGTCAAGCGGATATAAAATCTGTTTCATTGCAAGACACTAAATCGAGTAATCAAACAGATCAACAATCAGAAACTATGGTACCTGAAGATCAGAAACAGAATTTGGACGTAGAAAGCGAAAAGAATACTATTTCATGTCCAGAACCTCTAGAAGGTTTGGTTATTGTAACTCAACTTGTTACCTCATGTATACGAGGTTTACATCATTCCCAATCGAAATTGCAAAGTTTAGAAATACTGCTTGAACTGGCTGAAAACACATCAGATGAAACAATATTGGATCGAATTCTGCCTTATATT TTTCACTTAGTTCATGATCCTGCTCCAAGAGTAAGGGTATCAGCTATACACACTTTAACAAAATGTTTACATCTTGTAAAATCAATTCCACCATCGGATGTAAACATTTTTCCGGAGTACATTTTACCGGGTTTAGCGCATATTACGCACGATGAAGCAGTTATTGTTAGAGCTGCTTACGCAGAAAATATTGCACATTTAGCTCATATTGCGCTACGTTACTTGGAGAATTCTCACTTATCTAATTTAGGTAATAAAGAAGGTCCAAAACCAAGTTATGACAGTGAGCTTCAGACATTGCATGAAATG GTACAACAATCCGTGTCCATGTTATTAACAGATCCTCAAAATTTAGTAAAGCAAACGTTAATGGAAAGTGGAATAAATAAACTTTGCGTATTTTTTGGCAAACAAAAGGCCAATGATATTTTGCTCAGTCATGTTATTACTTTTTTAAACGATAAAGAAGACAAAGAATTAAGAGGTTCATTTTTTGAGTGTATAGTTTGTGTAGCTGCTTACGTTGGTTGGCATAGCAGCCCTATACTTATGCCTCTTCTCCAGCAAGGACTAGCAGATCCCGAGGAATTTGTAATAACAAAAGCTATTAATGCTATGGCGACCCTTACAGAATTAGGCCTCTTACATAAATCTGCTCTGTACCAACTTTTATATGAGACTATGATTTTTATA GTACATCCAAATTTATGGATAAGACACGCAACTGTCGGTTTTATATCTGCGGCGGCAAGAACACTTAACTTAGTGGACGTTCAATGTAAAGTTCAAACGATGATTCAACCGTACTTGAAGCACCCATTAATTcaaatagaaaaagaaattttattattagaaGCTTTGGTATCTCCTATACCAAGAATTGTTTATGACTCTGTTGTAAAATATAATGACATAGAAGAACTGTTTCAAGTTCTTGAACAAAGACAAGCGGCTCGAGCTAAAGCGATAACAGGAATAGTACCGCAGTATAGCGAAATGAGTACGTCTCTACGAAAC CTTTTCAGACGGTTAAGTTCAGAGTCGATGACCGAAATTGTCGAAGACCAGTTACTAATAATGCAACCACATTTAGTGAAGATTAATAAATATCGCAACTCGGCAGACGCGAAACAAAGCACTATCAAATCCATGGATGGAAAATTAGAATTAAGTTCCATGAAAGATAGGATACGACATCACATAATAATCTTATATCCTGACACAAAAGTTGATCTAGGTCTTCCGCCGTTTAAACGACTAGATTCTAGGACATTGGATTCTGTCAGCACATACGCAACAATGAATCAAGAATGGCGTACAATGTTTGCAGCTCAAGACAATGTTCAACATACCGTTAAAATATCAGATATGACAGGAAGTAGCGGAAGTCCTAGCCAAAGTTTACACGGAGGAGATATACATTTATCGCCTCAGCACAGTCTGTCCGATATGAACAGTATAAATGACCACTCTCTTCACGAACGTTCATATATTCAATATAGGTGTGCACCTTGTAGATTGGAAGTGAGGCAACTGACATACAGAAAACAAGAACAGCATGCTGCAGCATTGAGAGCACAACATTGGGCGGATAATATTGCATGGCAAACTGGTTCAAGATTATTACCAAGTGGATGGAGACCACGAGGAGTACCAGTTGCGCATCTTCATGAACACAGGGCTGCTATAAATAGGCTAGTGTCTATACCGGATACCAGTTTATTTGCTAGTAGTTCTGCGGATGGATGCATTAAGATATGGGATGCCAGTAAAATGGAAGGTCGAAACATAGCTAATCGTTCCAGGCAAACTCACATGCATAGAGGCGGGCCTCTAGTTGGTTTAGCTGTATGCGATCAGGGACAATCGTTGGCAAGTTCTGCTAGTCAATCAGGCACAGTGTTCGTTTTACGAATCGAATCAAATTCTAGTAAAATGAGTGTCATTGGAACCAGACAATTAGATCTTCAG GAAGAAGGGTGTGCAGTTGATCTACAGTATTTAGATTCTGGATCGCAATCGGTTCTCGTATATGCTTCGTTGTACGGATCGTTGGTGGGTTGGGATTTACGATGCCCCGGCATAACGTGGCGTTTAGAAAATGATCTAAAGCACGGGGTGATTACCTCGTTTTGCGTGAATAATTATCAACAGTGGTTGACTCTCGGAACAAGTTCAGGCGTGCACACATGTTGGGACTTGCGATTTCAATTGCCGATAACCAGTATTAAGCATCCCACAG GTACAAGAGTGAGGAAGGTGATCACTCATCCAACAGAGCATTCGTGGATAATATCAGCTGTACAGGGTAACAATGAAATATCAATGTGGAACCTTGAAACTGATTTTCGACAAATGGTCTTATGGGCGTCGAGTGCACCGCCGCTCAGTCATTCTCAAGGTGGACACAGCGTGTGTGCAATGTACTCCGCGTGTATCGATCGTTCAGGTTTTTTGCTGGCTGGTGGTACTGATATGCGATTACGGTTTTGGGACTTGAATACTCTCAACGAATCGTACGTTGCACTACCTGCAGCCAATGATGTTACATCTCCAAACTCATTAGCATACGA GCAACGTTTAATAGATGGCACGAACGTGGTGCAAGAGGTATTGGCCGGCGGTTGTTCCACTCCATCGTCTGGGGGAGGCAGCAGTGTTCGTACGAGAAATTCCGAAGAAGGTGGTCAGGGTCCCGAAACTCCGCCATCCGGACTTCACGATACAATCTCGGCTGTGTCGATGTCGAACTCATGCATCCTAACCGGCAGCACAGATGGCTTGATACAAGTTTGGAAATGA
- the LOC143349200 gene encoding neuronal calcium sensor 1-like isoform X1, whose protein sequence is MSNCPFNIEDKDVQQVKSGASLSLKMQRSFKKVRRSIQKMTESSTTVQPHCVFVENMHDDEKQLPYIFPQRLSSLTCQTGFSKGEIQKLYRAFKQYCPRGTMITNDLKPVYAKLFPLGDPARYTQIVFNTFDRDRDGIVSFQDLVNEIALITNGNLDQKLSWIFSFYDLNGDGYITRKEMLVIISATYEMLHNSQVAQRVVDKHVDMVFKKMDTDKDGIISREEFMSSCKNDSVIQSQLALFNHFW, encoded by the exons ATGTCCAATTGTCCGTTCAATATCGAAGACAAGGACGTTCAACAGGTCAAAAGCGGAGCAAGTCTTTCATTAAAAATGCAACGAAGCTTTAAAAAAGTGAGGAGAAGCATTCAAAAAATGACTG AATCTTCGACAACTGTACAACCTCACTGCGTTTTCGTAGAGAACATGCACGACGACGAGAAGCAACTGCCGTACATATTTCCGCAACGTCTCTCCTCTTTAACATGCCAAACGGGATTCTCGAAGGGTGAAATACAAAAGCTTTATCGTGCTTTTAAACAGTATTGCCCACGAGGAACCATGATCACGAATGATCTGAAACCTGTTTACGCAAAATTGTTCCCGTTAGGAGATCCGGCCAGATACACACAGATCGTTTTCAATACCTTCGATAGGGATAGGGATGGTATCGTTAGCTTCCAAGATCTTGTCAACGAAATAGCTTTGATTACCAATGGCAATCTGGACCAGAAACTCTCCTGGATCTTCAG TTTTTACGACCTAAACGGGGACGGTTATATCACGAGAAAGGAAATGCTGGTTATAATATCTGCGACTTACGAGATGCTCCATAACAGTCAAGTTGCGCAGCGAGTGGTCGACAAACACGTAGACATGGTTTTCAAGAAGATGGATACTGATAAGGATGGAATCATATCTCGCGAAGAATTTATGAGCAGCTGTAAAAAT GATTCTGTAATTCAAAGTCAACTGGCATTAtttaatcacttttggtga
- the LOC143349200 gene encoding neuronal calcium sensor 1-like isoform X2 — protein sequence MSNCPFNIEDKDVQQVKSGASLSLKMQRSFKKVRRSIQKMTENMHDDEKQLPYIFPQRLSSLTCQTGFSKGEIQKLYRAFKQYCPRGTMITNDLKPVYAKLFPLGDPARYTQIVFNTFDRDRDGIVSFQDLVNEIALITNGNLDQKLSWIFSFYDLNGDGYITRKEMLVIISATYEMLHNSQVAQRVVDKHVDMVFKKMDTDKDGIISREEFMSSCKNDSVIQSQLALFNHFW from the exons ATGTCCAATTGTCCGTTCAATATCGAAGACAAGGACGTTCAACAGGTCAAAAGCGGAGCAAGTCTTTCATTAAAAATGCAACGAAGCTTTAAAAAAGTGAGGAGAAGCATTCAAAAAATGACTG AGAACATGCACGACGACGAGAAGCAACTGCCGTACATATTTCCGCAACGTCTCTCCTCTTTAACATGCCAAACGGGATTCTCGAAGGGTGAAATACAAAAGCTTTATCGTGCTTTTAAACAGTATTGCCCACGAGGAACCATGATCACGAATGATCTGAAACCTGTTTACGCAAAATTGTTCCCGTTAGGAGATCCGGCCAGATACACACAGATCGTTTTCAATACCTTCGATAGGGATAGGGATGGTATCGTTAGCTTCCAAGATCTTGTCAACGAAATAGCTTTGATTACCAATGGCAATCTGGACCAGAAACTCTCCTGGATCTTCAG TTTTTACGACCTAAACGGGGACGGTTATATCACGAGAAAGGAAATGCTGGTTATAATATCTGCGACTTACGAGATGCTCCATAACAGTCAAGTTGCGCAGCGAGTGGTCGACAAACACGTAGACATGGTTTTCAAGAAGATGGATACTGATAAGGATGGAATCATATCTCGCGAAGAATTTATGAGCAGCTGTAAAAAT GATTCTGTAATTCAAAGTCAACTGGCATTAtttaatcacttttggtga
- the LOC143349200 gene encoding Kv channel-interacting protein 4-like isoform X3, producing MSNCPFNIEDKDVQQVKSGASLSLKMQRSFKKVRRSIQKMTGDPARYTQIVFNTFDRDRDGIVSFQDLVNEIALITNGNLDQKLSWIFSFYDLNGDGYITRKEMLVIISATYEMLHNSQVAQRVVDKHVDMVFKKMDTDKDGIISREEFMSSCKNDSVIQSQLALFNHFW from the exons ATGTCCAATTGTCCGTTCAATATCGAAGACAAGGACGTTCAACAGGTCAAAAGCGGAGCAAGTCTTTCATTAAAAATGCAACGAAGCTTTAAAAAAGTGAGGAGAAGCATTCAAAAAATGACTG GAGATCCGGCCAGATACACACAGATCGTTTTCAATACCTTCGATAGGGATAGGGATGGTATCGTTAGCTTCCAAGATCTTGTCAACGAAATAGCTTTGATTACCAATGGCAATCTGGACCAGAAACTCTCCTGGATCTTCAG TTTTTACGACCTAAACGGGGACGGTTATATCACGAGAAAGGAAATGCTGGTTATAATATCTGCGACTTACGAGATGCTCCATAACAGTCAAGTTGCGCAGCGAGTGGTCGACAAACACGTAGACATGGTTTTCAAGAAGATGGATACTGATAAGGATGGAATCATATCTCGCGAAGAATTTATGAGCAGCTGTAAAAAT GATTCTGTAATTCAAAGTCAACTGGCATTAtttaatcacttttggtga